The Megalobrama amblycephala isolate DHTTF-2021 linkage group LG13, ASM1881202v1, whole genome shotgun sequence genome contains a region encoding:
- the rbfa gene encoding putative ribosome-binding factor A, mitochondrial encodes MLAVKRVMCYKECAFSRYTAITSIICKSTAQPETQRLSWSVMLNARSIYSSTRLSGGNKLMKMLAKKKKKQWYESPLQATAIGQPGFLKPSKRNKEDSVRVRTLNNIIYKAVTDLLSSYEVNSEISAYNVQISKVSIPPDFSACRIYWKTSLSAEQDSQIQQALDKCAPRIRHLLISHQILGSVPPVVFIRDKQYAAVTEIENLLKKADFGPDENNIHLSISDIGTKLQPIESGDKKRPVLFGIDHDALHKQIEAYKREKGARDSLTQSPAVGGLTQEQLDTLADIRKQKLIEKKKQKSKWMKDDDITPKDFLLSRSLQKEDQDSDEDSLVDSQLSELMEEDDRRH; translated from the exons ATGCTGGCTGTCAAGAGAGTTATGTGCTATAAAGAATGCGCATTCAGTCGATATACTGCAATAACGAGCATAATATGTAAATCGACAGCACAACCTGAGACACAGCGCTTGTCCTGGTCTGTTATGCTTAACGCAAGAAGCATATATAGTTCAACTCGTCTTTCTGGAGGCAATAAGTTGATGAAGATGCTGGCCAAAAAGAA GAAAAAACAATGGTATGAATCTCCTCTACAG GCCACAGCTATTGGTCAGCCTGGCTTCCTGAAACCATCAAAGCGAAATAAAGAGGACAGTGTTCGTGTGAGGACTCTGAACAACATCATCTACAAAGCAGTGACAGACTTGCTGAGCTCCTATGAGGTCAACTCAGAGATCAGTGCCTACAATGTACAGATTTCCAAA GTTTCAATACCACCAGATTTCTCTGCATGTCGAATATACTGGAAGACGAGTCTGTCGGCTGAGCAAGACAGCCAAATTCAGCAGGCTTTAGACAAATGTGCTCCTCGCATACG ACATCTTCTCATCTCTCACCAAATCCTTGGTAGTGTTCCTCCTGTGGTTTTCATCAGAGATAAACAATATGCTGCTGTCACTGAG ATTGAAAACCTTCTCAAGAAAGCAGATTTTGGTCCAGATGAAAACAACATACATTTATCCATCAGTGATATCGG GACCAAATTGCAGCCGATAGAATCCGGAGACAAGAAAAGACCCGTTTTGTTTGGCATCGATCACGACGCTCTGCACAAACAGATCGAAGCATATAAACGAGAGAAGGGGGCGAGAGACTCTCTCACACAGAGTCCTGCTGTAGGAGGACTGACACAAGAGCAGCTGGACACACTGGCAGATATTAGGAAGCAGAAACTCATAgagaaaaagaaacagaaatCTAAATGGATGaaggacgatgacatcactccTAAGGATTTCCTTTTGTCCAGAAGCCTTCAAAAAGAGGATCAGGACAGTGACGAGGATAGCCTGGTGGATAGCCAGCTCTCGGAGCTGATGGAAGAGGACGACAGGAGACACTGA
- the adnp2a gene encoding activity-dependent neuroprotector homeobox protein 2a, with protein MYQIPVKNLTKLRRPRKRVKSILCDIGMQQCQDLMETYKCFDAGDASFDNTEWDDFTDGHVGKKKKKYPYRSQALCCSLCWYSSRSVPTFRSHIHRCHWKDLEVACLLMCPYCPFVSAPKITEQHIQFFHMLPSKAHRIPLQSNPSHSLAHAQKTVSVTVSADAADDRYTCATCGYHDSLLYVMKKHVLVNHYATMLDRFFGLGSDSTQKAGGVQIRDGASMKYHCKVCKLPAETIEHLLYHILSSEKHKDLHWQIMPCIIEKDCMNQMAGLQNLLSLAPKAMQQVTLLARPNYMPQQMQQTNGNGTVLLAGPSNTTALFCSPGAGQMFLSPQTQALLSGTTVAALQNAQHQQSPGGMPQVLPTSPGNMVMPNMPQSAPQTVPITMSIPRLPQTQQAQQVLLPPGVQVNLPGEMGVRPPFLVTQGLQLNQSVPRAPLIASQSVRLIPTGNKVNGVPTYTLAPFQVTVPVHGGPAQVVLTQNQISQPSNSAVVPAGLMPTVQRAINRNSAPNELAVLAPFLKKHDDHTVKCLRCKILLTEQGIFQHLLHGLKCLFCPQMFYSFKQIMEHTNKEHSLRIKENRHFIKEHFNLDCDDEGNLMFNTFNLNTDVPKDLLDNRELNLALVTSTQDKLYIKMYPDKAEYATALKVAPTACPFCQVKLQNSEDYELHLQTKHHIVPTIHAILKTPAYKCIYCFGVYAEKSTPKTISIHVQRCRCAPKAVKEAERQLNPDTTEHLDGDLCTSVQMAGSSDVAFQGGLELAKPKKEVTTPKNRRRNSKVPKVEVPETPVELVLEPMGMERTSFEDRKDFLSQYFHRKPYVTKTEIELLASRLWINKADVKAHFNSKLTKCLKAIQKKRVCVRLGFKMIEVNKVKHNLFIPEVTPIKKKDANVGTHDGLVPEVTVKIEDMSEMKHDLFMQEVTIKKENEDMNEMGHDLFIQEVTVKKENDDMNEMGHDLFIQEVTVKKEEVNEMEHDLFIPEVRPL; from the exons ATGTATCAAATTCCAGTGAAGAACCTGACTAAACTCAGACGACCAAGGAAACGAGTCAAAAGTATTTTGTGTGACATCGGGATGCAGCAGTGCCAAGATTTAATGGAG ACATATAAATGTTTTGATGCTGGTGATGCAAGTTTTGACAACACAGAATGGGATGATTTCACTGATGGTCATgttggaaaaaagaaaaaaaag TATCCATACAGGAGCCAAGCTCTGTGCTGCAGTCTGTGTTGGTACTCCAGCCGGTCAGTACCCACATTCAGAAGTCACATCCATCGCTGTCACTGGAAAGATCTGGAAGTGGCCTGTTTGTTAATGTGCCCCTACTGCCCATTTGTCAGCGCTCCGAAAATCACAGAGCAACACATTCAGTTTTTCCACATGCTGCCATCAAAAGCCCATCGTATACCTCTCCAAAGCAACCCCAGCCATTCTTTGGCTCACGCACAGAAAACTGTGTCAGTTACAGTGTCAGCTGATGCCGCCGATGACCGATACACATGCGCAACCTGCGGCTATCATGACTCTTTACTATACGTGATGAAGAAACACGTTTTGGTAAATCACTATGCTACGATGCTGGATCGCTTCTTCGGGCTTGGGTCGGACAGTACGCAAAAGGCTGGAGGTGTGCAGATACGCGATGGCGCGTCAATGAAATATCATTGCAAAGTGTGCAAACTGCCAGCAGAGACCATTGAACATTTACTTTATCACATTTTAAGTTCAGAGAAGCACAAGGACCTGCACTGGCAAATAATGCCTTGTATAATCGAAAAAGACTGCATGAATCAAATGGCCGGATTGCAGAATCTGCTGAGCCTTGCTCCAAAAGCGATGCAGCAGGTCACGTTACTCGCAAGACCGAATTACATGCCGCAGCAGATGCAACAAACAAATGGAAACGGTACGGTTCTTCTGGCAGGCCCAAGCAACACGACAGCTTTGTTTTGCTCTCCTGGTGCAGGGCAGATGTTTCTGTCCCCACAAACGCAAGCTTTACTGTCAGGCACGACTGTGGCTGCGCTTCAGAATGCCCAGCATCAGCAGTCCCCCGGCGGGATGCCGCAAGTTTTGCCTACCTCTCCAGGTAATATGGTGATGCCAAACATGCCGCAAAGTGCACCCCAGACGGTACCCATCACTATGTCCATTCCCAGGCTGCCACAGACCCAGCAAGCACAGCAGGTACTGCTTCCGCCCGGCGTCCAGGTCAACCTCCCAGGCGAAATGGGTGTACGTCCACCATTTCTCGTTACTCAAGGTCTTCAGCTGAACCAGTCAGTTCCCAGAGCTCCTCTCATAGCTTCGCAGTCTGTGCGTCTCATTCCCACAGGCAACAAAGTCAACGGCGTTCCGACATACACCCTAGCGCCCTTTCAAGTCACCGTTCCCGTCCACGGTGGTCCCGCTCAAGTGGTATTGACGCAAAACCAGATCAGCCAGCCTTCAAATTCAGCGGTGGTGCCAGCAGGTCTCATGCCTACAGTTCAGAGGGCGATAAATAGAAATTCAGCACCAAATGAGCTGGCTGTGCTCGCACCGTTTTTGAAGAAGCATGACGATCACACTGTCAAGTGCCTGAGGTGCAAGATTTTACTGACAGAGCAGGGGATTTTCCAGCATTTGTTGCATGGCTTGAAGTGTCTGTTCTGCCCTCAGATGTTCTACTCCTTCAAGCAGATCATGGAGCACACCAATAAAGAGCACAGTCTGAGAATCAAGGAAAACCGGCATTTCATAAAAGAACATTTCAATCTCGACTGTGACGATGAGGGCAACCTCATGTTCAACACTTTTAATCTGAACACAGATGTTCCCAAAGATCTTCTTGACAACCGTGAGCTTAACCTTGCACTGGTCACCAGCACTCAAGATAAGctatacataaaaatgtatccAGACAAGGCAGAATACGCAACAGCGTTGAAGGTGGCACCTACCGCCTGCCCATTTTGTCAAGTAAAGCTTCAGAACTCTGAAGACTACGAGCTCCATCTTCAAACAAAACACCACATCGTTCCCACCATTCATGCAATACTAAAAACACCTGCTTACAAATGCATATATTGCTTTGGGGTGTATGCCGAGAAATCGACACCGAAAACCATCTCCATTCATGTGCAGCGGTGTCGTTGTGCTCCCAAAGCGGTCAAGGAAGCAGAGAGGCAGCTAAATCCAGATACAACGGAACACCTTGATGGTGATTTATGTACTTCTGTTCAGATGGCCGGTTCTTCAGACGTGGCTTTTCAAGGGGGTCTTGAACTTGCCAAGCCAAAGAAAGAAGTAACCACTCCGAAGAACAGGAGAAGGAACTCCAAAGTTCCAAAGGTAGAAGTCCCTGAAACTCCAGTTGAACTCGTCTTGGAACCAATGGGGATGGAGAGGACATCGTTTGAGGACAGAAAAGACTTCCTTTCGCAGTACTTCCACAGAAAGCCATACGTGACGAAGACCGAAATCGAACTGCTCGCTTCCCGTTTGTGGATAAACAAGGCTGACGTGAAGGCTCACTTTAACAGCAAGCTCACCAAGTGCTTGAAAGCAATTCAGAAGAAGAGGGTTTGTGTACGTCTCGGGTTCAAAATGATTGAAGTGAACAAGGTGAAGCACAACCTCTTCATTCCCGAGGTAACGCCTATTAAAAAAAAGGATGCGAACGTGGGGACGCATGATGGCCTTGTTCCAGAGGTAACTGTTAAAATAGAGGACATGAGTGAAATGAAACATGATCTCTTCATGCAAGAGGtaactattaaaaaagaaaatgaagacaTGAATGAAATGGGACATGACCTCTTCATCCAAGAGGTAactgttaaaaaagaaaatgatgacaTGAATGAAATGGGACATGACCTCTTCATCCAAGAGGTAACTGTTAAAAAAGAGGAAGTGAATGAAATGGAACATGACCTCTTCATTCCAGAGGTACGGCCTCTGTAA